The following are from one region of the Mauremys reevesii isolate NIE-2019 linkage group 2, ASM1616193v1, whole genome shotgun sequence genome:
- the HOXA4 gene encoding homeobox protein Hox-A4 encodes MTMSSFLINSNYIEPKFPPCEEYSQHSSSSSTYHHHQQPHLHQHPAHPGQSLPDYYQRPSRDPGYQPPPPPPPPPEALYPAQPPGYPEAPYSYSSASATPGQEQPPPGASPPPPPPPPPPKGHHVQSQPLLQSHVLQHQRHCEAAPAAGTGASPGCPLLPDKSLPGLKGKEPVVYPWMKKIHVSTVNPNYTGGEPKRSRTAYTRQQVLELEKEFHFNRYLTRRRRIEIAHTLCLSERQVKIWFQNRRMKWKKDHKLPNTKMRSSNPSTASQQAKAQTQGHRHQLDGSTPNSSALS; translated from the exons ATGACCATGAGTTCGTTTTTGATAAACTCCAACTACATCGAGCCCAAATTCCCGCCCTGCGAGGAGTATtcgcagcacagcagcagcagcagcacctaccaccaccaccagcagccgcACCTGCACCAGCACCCCGCGCACCCGGGCCAGTCTCTCCCCGACTACTACCAGCGGCCCAGCAGAGACCCTGGATACCAGCCACCCccgccacctcctcctcctcccgagGCGCTCTACCCCGCGCAGCCACCCGGCTACCCCGAGGCACCCTACAGCTACAGCAGCGCCAGCGCCACCCCGGGCCAGGAGCAGCCACCCCCGGGCGCCTCTCCTCCACCGCCGCCACCACCGCCACCACCGAAGGGGCACCATGTCCAGTCCCAGCCGCTGCTCCAAAGCCACGTCCTGCAGCACCAGCGCCACTGCGAAGCAGCCCCCGCCGCAGGGACCGGGGCCAGCCCaggctgccccctcctgcctgacAAGAGCCTGCCTGGCCTCAAAGGCAAAGAGCCCGTGGTCTACCCCTGGATGAAGAAGATCCATGTGAGCACTG tcaATCCCAATTACACTGGAGGGGAACCCAAGAGGTCTCGAACTGCCTACACCAGACAACAAGTCTTAGAGCTGGAGAAGGAGTTCCATTTTAACCGTTACCTGACCAGGAGGCGACGCATTGAGATAGCACACACACTTTGTCTCTCGGAGCGCCAGGTCAAGATCTGGTTTCAGAACAGGAGGATGAAATGGAAGAAAGATCACAAACTGCCTAACACTAAGATGCGCTCCTCAAACCCATCCACTGCTAGTCAGCAAGCCAAAGCACAGACACAGGGCCACCGCCATCAACTCGATGGGTCAACACCCAACTCATCAGCCCTATCAtga